The Drosophila innubila isolate TH190305 chromosome 2L unlocalized genomic scaffold, UK_Dinn_1.0 4_B_2L, whole genome shotgun sequence genome segment CCTTTGCTGGTTGGCCACTTCCTCCCACAATTACTTCCATCAGCGTGATAATTGGCGCATGTACAGCTTTAATCTAATAATGATGAACTTCAACTGTTGGCGCATTTCTCATGCACTCTCCCATCATGTTTATACCAACTCTCTGCATGATCTCGAGATGTCGCTGTTTGAGCCTTTTCTCTGTTGGCTGCCGAGTCCACATTATGCGAGCAAGCGGCAGCGAGTTATCTCCTTACTGATCTCACCCGTAATATATACGGTATTGAGTCTAGTGCAGATCTCACAACGGTGTGTTACTTAaacaaatgatatttttttttgtataataattgcataattCTGTTCCTCAGTCTGGTTTACTCCGTTGTCAAACGGAACGTTATGTACTGGCACGATCTTTTGGGCCTCATCTTACCCGTCTTCCTTTATCTATCCACAAATGTGGAACTTGGTTCAGCGATCGTCAACTGGGCTATCATTGTGGGCATGGCCAGTTTCCTTTTTGGCTTTATTGGTCTAACTGCAGCTCACCATGACCCGAGAATCTATCATGATGGAGATGCACCGCGTACTGATCGGGATTGGGGTTTGTTTCAGCTGGACACGATCATCGATCGTGGCGACATCAAGTGGTCCGATTTACTGGTTCTCACCCACTTTGGAGAGCATGCACTGCATCATATGTTTCCCACTCTTGACCATGGCATTCTAAAACATCTGTACCCGGAATTGCGTCAGACCCTACGTGAGTTCAAGAGTGAATTGCGGGAAATCAACCATTGGGGTCACATAAAGGGTCAAAACCAACAATTACTGCGTACAAAGCCGAATCCAATTCCACCGGGCAGCAAGaagtttaaatagttttattaagtGTATGAATGGTCGTGGATTTTTAAGTGCTATGGTTTTCTTTTAGAACtggtaaattatataatacaatgcaatctctatttttatttcccaacgatttccttaattttttatactgGAAACCTTTTTTGCTATAATTAATTTCTCTCCCATAACTGAGCAACCATCGGAaagccatattttatttatagatcaGTTGGCGATGAACAAAGTCACAAAGAGTACACATTTTTATATGAAGAGACTAAAAGACGGAGCATAAGTTTTATGCGTTATCACTCTGACGATACACAATAGggcttggttttttttttagtaatgaTACCCTACTTTTTTTCTGTATGGCATATAAAACTACGTTTCATGTTATTCATCTTTTTAATtgtcttaaataattaaagatatttgaggtgaattttaaaatataaaaaaaactttttattttcaaatccataattagtgtttttttatattaaattttccgCAAttctttaattgtaattttaaattaattattaattattacttaaaaaaatagaagcgTAACATAAGTGTAATCCATGCCATTGTAGCTCATTACCATcacattgatttattttgttaaacatgGTTCTATGACTGTTATTATCGGGTACTGATTATTATTATCGTTCTTCGTACAACTGCAGTGTACCTGAATTCATTGCTTCTTCTTTCTGTGATAATTTCAATGGCTTTCagaaaatttcaacattttaaaatgagtacacagaaaaaaaaatccggGATTCCGGGCTAAAATTAATCCAATGCGGCATCAGAAGTACGGTAATCCCGGATTCTCATAAACCAAGtatgaaatacttaaatacGTGTAAAGCCCGATTTTTCTCAACATCTTTGGGGttctgtaatttttgttttcagttagATTAAATCATTTAGGCTTCTTTGACTTGCCAATTGATCtacgtattatcttaatttaGTGATTATATCCTGAATGTATGTATACTTAAAGAATTTTagataaaatcaagttttaaaatcaagtttttagaatgaattttttttctgtgtacatATGTGAGTAATACGAGTCCAACTGGATCGATAAGAGTCGGGTTTTTAATCGACTGTTTGGTTGCTTTTCGGTTGCAGACGTTCAAACAGTTCGAAATTAGTCGTTGAATAGAAGAGTCGCTTATTGGCAATCATAATGGGTGGTTTGCGGTGGTTATTCGCACTATTGGTGGTGGTTCCCGCCGCTTGGAGTGCCAATATTTTGGGCCTCTTCAGTAGCCACAGTCAATCGCATTTGATATTACACATGTCCATGATTAAGGCGCTGGCCGAAGAGGGTCACAATGTGACCGTGGTGTCGATGATAAAGCCGACGGTAATGCATAAGGACATACATCTGATCGTGGTGCCGGCGTCGGAGGAGCATGAAAGGGCGATGGATAATCAACTAAAGGAAATGACGGGAAGAAAGCACTCAGCCATTGATACACTTTTACGTCTTGTGAGCGGAATGGATGCAGTGATTGAATCGCAGGCTGATCTGCTGACGGATGAACGCTTCCAACGGATATATGAGACAAAGTTTGATTTAATGTTTATGGGATACTTTCTCAACGATTTCCAGCTGGGCGTGGCCAACAAGTTGAAGGTGCCTGTAATTGTGGCTTGGATGCAGGCACCGGTTCTCGTCTTAGATGAGCTCGTTGGCAATCCCGGAGAGATTTCATACGTCCCCATAATGGGCACTTCGTTAGGTCGTGGTGAAAAAATGAGCTTTAGCAAACGACTCGAGAATCTAGGAAAAAGTGTGCTTTTAAGGATTGTTGCCATATACTTTAACCATCGTAGTGAGAGGTACTACAATCAGATATTTGGCAAGGCAGTTGATTGTTCAACTTTTCAGGAAATTAAGCGCAATATCTCAATGATTTTTACCAACAGTCACTTGATCAGTGAAGGTCCAATTCGACCTCTTGTGCCGGCTAGCGTGGAAATTGGAGGTATACAGGTCAAGGATAAGGCCGATCCCTTGCCGAAAGATATTGCCGAATTCCTAGACAATGCAGAGCATGGCGGCATTTTACTCTCACTTGGCTCAAATATCAAGGGTACATCTGTAAAGCCGGAGCTGGTGCAGTCCATGTTCAAGACGTTGTCCTCACTGAAACAGCGTGTGATTTGGAAGTGGGATGATTTGGAGAATACTCCTGGCAAATCGGCAAATATACTTTACAAGAAGTGGCTGCCACAGGACGACATACTAGCCCATCCCAAGATCAAGCTATTTATTACCCATGCAGGCAAAGGCGGCATTACGGAAGCGCAATACCACGGCGTACCTATGGTAGCCCTACCCGTCTTTGGGGATCAAATCACCAATGCGGACTCTATGCAAAGTTCCGGCTATGGAATCACACTGGATCTACTTCAGCTCAACGAAGAGAACTTCAAATCAACCATTCATGAAGTTctccaaaataaaaagtacaaatCGGCAATTGGAAAATTCTCAAAGCTGTACCGGGACAGGCCACTGACGGCTCGACAGACGGTGCTCTACTGGACGGAGTATGTTTTGAGGCATCACGGTGCTCCCCATTTACAGAGTCCGTCAGTTCACATGAACTCTGTGGCCTACTTGAACTTGGATGTCTATGCCTTGCTGATAACAGTTGTGATCATTGTCCTGCTTCTAAATTGGATAATTATTAGATCTGTTTACCGAAAAGTATTTTGCAAATCCAAGAAAGCCAATAAGAAAGTAAAGCAACATTAGACTAAAATAGTTAAAGATTAGTTTGACTTTTCAAAAACACTAATTAATAGAGtgaaagttaaatattttagactgCTAATGaaaaaacttacaaaatgcatatttctttgtgtcaattttaatattttacttaataaaacaatttactttaatttaattgtactttaattgtaaatattttattcaattaataataaaattgtttatgtaGAATTTCtgataattttacaaataataaaatatgaaaatgtctttgtcctgactgagtgactgaataaattatatttgactgctttaacaattttcaacgtattttttatttcttgagcTTTAGGActgtaatacatatttaaataggtTGCAGCTAAAACTTTCAACCcaactttaatttgtaataaaaaaaaattataataccttTAACATAATGTAGAAACAAGTAAAAACGCATTAGTGAAGAGGGAAGTAGTAGTAGTAACCTGAAGCTTACCCAAAAACTTCTCGCAGTTTTACCTCAATTTtatagaaaacagaaaaataagttCTGTCTGTTTTGTCGTTCATAATGATTATAGGTTTCTTAT includes the following:
- the LOC117781782 gene encoding cytochrome b5-related protein, producing MPPNVELEAWRVSGISRTYPSYRRKFPISDESWLEGKHNDDEAEGLWRIKDKLYDLTDFAQRHPGGAFWIERTKGTDITEPFESHHIEEHAARMLSKFEVRSASKPRNYKFTFKENGFYMVLKKRVREKLRSLDNRSTRKTDLLHSGILLSVFLLSWTATVLDSMVLRAFAGLALCWLATSSHNYFHQRDNWRMYSFNLIMMNFNCWRISHALSHHVYTNSLHDLEMSLFEPFLCWLPSPHYASKRQRVISLLISPVIYTVLSLVQISQRLVYSVVKRNVMYWHDLLGLILPVFLYLSTNVELGSAIVNWAIIVGMASFLFGFIGLTAAHHDPRIYHDGDAPRTDRDWGLFQLDTIIDRGDIKWSDLLVLTHFGEHALHHMFPTLDHGILKHLYPELRQTLREFKSELREINHWGHIKGQNQQLLRTKPNPIPPGSKKFK
- the LOC117781811 gene encoding UDP-glucuronosyltransferase 1-8, which encodes MGGLRWLFALLVVVPAAWSANILGLFSSHSQSHLILHMSMIKALAEEGHNVTVVSMIKPTVMHKDIHLIVVPASEEHERAMDNQLKEMTGRKHSAIDTLLRLVSGMDAVIESQADLLTDERFQRIYETKFDLMFMGYFLNDFQLGVANKLKVPVIVAWMQAPVLVLDELVGNPGEISYVPIMGTSLGRGEKMSFSKRLENLGKSVLLRIVAIYFNHRSERYYNQIFGKAVDCSTFQEIKRNISMIFTNSHLISEGPIRPLVPASVEIGGIQVKDKADPLPKDIAEFLDNAEHGGILLSLGSNIKGTSVKPELVQSMFKTLSSLKQRVIWKWDDLENTPGKSANILYKKWLPQDDILAHPKIKLFITHAGKGGITEAQYHGVPMVALPVFGDQITNADSMQSSGYGITLDLLQLNEENFKSTIHEVLQNKKYKSAIGKFSKLYRDRPLTARQTVLYWTEYVLRHHGAPHLQSPSVHMNSVAYLNLDVYALLITVVIIVLLLNWIIIRSVYRKVFCKSKKANKKVKQH